The Chloroflexus aggregans DSM 9485 genome segment GGTTCGACCACATAGGCTACCGCTGTATCCTGACCGAGTAAGCGCAGCACTCGATCACGCCAGGCAAGCAGATCGGTCGTGGTGAAAGCATTGCCAAGCGAGAGCATCGGCTGAGGATGTTGCACTTTCGCAAACTGACTGGCCGGTGTGCCGCTGACCCGCTGGGTTGGTGAGTCGGGGGTGATCAATTCTGGATGCGCCGCTTCTAGTGCGCGTAGTTCGTTCATTAAGGCATCGTATTCGGCGTCGCTCACAATGGGATCGTCGAGGACGTAGTAGTGGTAATCATAGCGACGGATAAGCGTCCGCAACTCATTGATGCGTTGGGTCACGTCGATGTGATTCATGCGCAACTCCAATGTCAGGTAGAACTCCACCAAAGGTACTATCTAAAACCTTCTGAAAGTAGTACTGTTGGGGGGTTGCGAAGAGGTAAAGAAAACGTTACCATGGAATCACCCCCCCCACACGAGACCCGCTGGCAGTTGCCAGGGGGTTTCGTGTTTCTAATAACGAGACACTCGAACATTCGTGCATAGTGTACCACAAGCTATGCCGATGAAATCGCTCGGCATATGTCGTTCTCTCCTTATCGGTAGCCTTCTTCCTTTCAGGCTGAGATGGTGACATAGCTACCGCTATTATATGCCGATACATAATCCATCGTTGTGGCGGAGATACGGGATTTTTGTATTCACATCAAGTCATCAGACATACCTTCCTCACATCATAGTGCAGCTTGTGATTACAGCCTGTAGGGCGGTACGTAATCAATAGTTAATAGATCGCAACCGTAAATACTGCATTCCAACGCTGTAAAGTCTCGTTCGGTGTTGAAACGTCTATTGTTGGGCAGCAGAGGTGCATGGTATAATTCCGTCAACATTAATTTTAGTGAAAGAATCCACGAATTATTGAGGGTAACCGATGGCTGCATGGTTCATCTTTTGGGTAACGGCGATCATCGCGATTGGTGGTCAAATCCCGTTGATCGTTGCGGCGTGGCGGCTGTACCGTCAACCACCGACGGCACCGGCTCACATACCGCGGAGCAATGGTCAGGCCGATCTCGCCTGGACACTGGTTACGGCGTTGGCGACGGTCGTGTTATTTGGATTCGCGTATCTGGCACTACCCTAGGCGCACCCTATCAGGATAGTTGCCGATGAGTTTTGAGGTACGTGCTGCACCTCGCTAGCGTTACCACAACGCATTGATTGTATGAAGTCGGAGATGCATATGGCCGTGCGCACTGTTGTTCGATTGCTCATCGTTGGATTGCTGTTAACGTTAGCAACCATCATCTCTGGTGCGCTGGTAACGGTATCGGCCAGCGCAGCAGCTTGTTCGTCGTGGCCGTTATGTCTTGAAATTGTGAGTGACGGTGGTAATCCCCTCGTTTGGATTGCAATGTCTCACCGCCTGATTGTTGCACCGGCGTTGTTGGTCGTCCTTGCCGGTACGTGGGCGGTATGGCGATCCACCGAAATAGATGCTCCTCCACGTTGGACGGCACTGGTTGCCGTGTTCTTCTTCTTATCGCAAGCATTAGCCGGCGCTTTACTCGTCTGGGGTGTGCCGGCCATGGTGGCCGATGTCTGGCACCTTTCGGGTGCGCTGATGGCGTTCGGGGCACAGGTCTTAACCCTATTACTTATTGTTATTCCCGTTCCATCTGCGAACGAACGTTTGTCAGGGCGCGCTGCACAAACGCAGCGCCGTTTGCGCGGCTTAGCGGCATGGGCAGCGGCGGCTGCTGGCGTGGCCGCTCTGGCGATTGGGGCACGCAGTGTGGCTCCGGCAGTTGAAATGGCTGTTGGGTTGCCGGCAAATAGTGTCGGTGCATTGAGTTTTGCCGCATTGTTGTCGGGATTAATGGCAGTTGAGATTCGACGGCGATTGCCGGTAGCAGCGCAATCTTCGGTAGTAGCGATGGCGTTGCCGCGCTATAGCCCGCTCTTGCCGATCTTAGCTCTCATCGCTCTCGCCGGTCTGTGGCTTCCTGGCGGACATCTGCTCAGCCTATCGGCAGCGTCATTGCTCTGGGCCGGTGCCTTAGCCGCCGCAGTCATCATCCACCGTACACCACTCCACTTTATGACGGCGATAGCTCCGTCACGGACGGCATCTAAGTGGCGCACTGTGATCGCCGATTACATCAGTCTGACGAAGCCCAAGGTGATTTCACTGTTGTTGGTGACAACGTTGACCACGATGTTCATCACCGAGGCCGGTTTGCCGTCGTGGTGGTTGGTCTTGTGGACAATGATCGGTGGCTATTTGGCAGCCGGTGGCGCCGGCGCGATCAATTGCGCGTTTGATAGCGATATTGACGTCAACATGGGTCGCACCAGTCGGCGACCGGTACCGAGTGGGCGCATCTCGGCTCGCGCCGCGTTTATCTTCGGCGTGATCCTTAGCGTGTTGTCGATCGTTGTACTTTGGGTCTTTACCACGCCGTTAGCCGCTTTCTTTGCCTTCCTCGGTATCATCTACTACGCCTATTTCTACACGAGTCTGCTTAAGCGCAGCACATGGCAGAACATTATCATCGGTGGTGGTGCAGGGGCGATTCCGCCGCTCGTGGGATGGACGGCGGTGACCGGTTCGCTCAGCCTGATGGCGGTGGTGCTGTTTGCGATTATCTTCTACTGGACGCCACCCCACTTTTGGGCTTTGGCGTTGGTTAAGCAGAAGGACTATGCCCGTGCCGGGGTACCGATGTTGCCGGTAGTGGCCGGCGAAGGTGAAACGCGCTGGCAGATTCTCGTCTACTCGGCTATCATGGTTGCGGTATCGCTGCTGCCGGTAGCAATCGGTGCGATGAGTTGGATCTATCTCGCCGGTGCGCTACTGTTTGGCCTGCGTTTTATGCGTGATGCCTGGGCAGTGTGGAAAGTTGGCGATCAGGCGGCGATCTGGGGCCTGTATAAGTATTCGCTGCTCTATCTGGCTCTGGTGTTTGCCGTCATGGTGGCCGATCGGTTGATCCTTGGATAACGGTTTGTTGATTTACGAAAGCTCCGACTAGCAATTTGGGTTGAGTTGGTGTATACTTCATCTATCGAAGCAGATAGCTACGCTGGTGGCTATGTAGTACCGGTAAGGAGTTTGTCCATGACGATGATCGGTGTCGACCAGATTGGTGTGCAATCAACAAATCCACAACCACTGCTGATGATTAGCGAAGCGGCTGTTAACCGGTTGCTGAAGATGATGCAGGAGAAGCAATTGGAAGGATATGCCCTGCGCGTCTTTGTCGCCGGTGGTGGCTGTTCGGGTCTCCAATATGGCATGACCTTCGATGATGAAGTGCGCGAGGGGGATAACGAGTTTTACGCCGGTAACCTGCGCGTATTGGTTGATCCGATTAGCGTCAACTATTTGATGGGCGCGTCGATCGATTTTGTCGATACGCTGATGGGTGGCGGCTTCAAGATTGATAATCCGAATGCCGTTTCGTCGTGTGGTTGTGGCCATTCGTTCCGCG includes the following:
- a CDS encoding cytochrome c oxidase subunit II, yielding MAAWFIFWVTAIIAIGGQIPLIVAAWRLYRQPPTAPAHIPRSNGQADLAWTLVTALATVVLFGFAYLALP
- a CDS encoding heme o synthase, which encodes MAVRTVVRLLIVGLLLTLATIISGALVTVSASAAACSSWPLCLEIVSDGGNPLVWIAMSHRLIVAPALLVVLAGTWAVWRSTEIDAPPRWTALVAVFFFLSQALAGALLVWGVPAMVADVWHLSGALMAFGAQVLTLLLIVIPVPSANERLSGRAAQTQRRLRGLAAWAAAAAGVAALAIGARSVAPAVEMAVGLPANSVGALSFAALLSGLMAVEIRRRLPVAAQSSVVAMALPRYSPLLPILALIALAGLWLPGGHLLSLSAASLLWAGALAAAVIIHRTPLHFMTAIAPSRTASKWRTVIADYISLTKPKVISLLLVTTLTTMFITEAGLPSWWLVLWTMIGGYLAAGGAGAINCAFDSDIDVNMGRTSRRPVPSGRISARAAFIFGVILSVLSIVVLWVFTTPLAAFFAFLGIIYYAYFYTSLLKRSTWQNIIIGGGAGAIPPLVGWTAVTGSLSLMAVVLFAIIFYWTPPHFWALALVKQKDYARAGVPMLPVVAGEGETRWQILVYSAIMVAVSLLPVAIGAMSWIYLAGALLFGLRFMRDAWAVWKVGDQAAIWGLYKYSLLYLALVFAVMVADRLILG
- the erpA gene encoding iron-sulfur cluster insertion protein ErpA, coding for MTMIGVDQIGVQSTNPQPLLMISEAAVNRLLKMMQEKQLEGYALRVFVAGGGCSGLQYGMTFDDEVREGDNEFYAGNLRVLVDPISVNYLMGASIDFVDTLMGGGFKIDNPNAVSSCGCGHSFRARDTDYSEEDDDAPVGGGCGTCGY